The Sabethes cyaneus chromosome 1, idSabCyanKW18_F2, whole genome shotgun sequence DNA segment CAGAGTCTTCAGAGATTGGTTTGATGCAAATTATGCATCAAAGGGTTTCAATCGCATGTTTTCCATATTCCCCATTAATAGATGACGTTAACATACGCTAAAGGATTTGTCTCTGTGTGGGATGGCCAACGCAACAGTTCATGTGCACCTGCACATGTGGTTTGGCAACTATTCGCTATGTAaacacaaatcgatctcttatATGTACTCTCATAGAACTACCCATATGGAGTGGTTGTGAAAACTTGTGGAAAGTATTGCACAAATCTCTAATTTGCTTCACCAACATATCAAACGTTGACAGGTGGCAAGGTCGTTTCGGGCCCATAACGAATAATTAAAAGCTGTAAAGGCTATTTTTGTGCATTCCTCATTACCCCACCGAAAAAGGTGCATTGTACTTACACACTTCTAATAGCATAGAGCTGGGGTGGCTTTCCGTATCAAGGATGACTCTCTACCAGGGGCAtagccagaaatttttcttaggggggcgctttacgaaaaaaaaaattgacatagcctaaccttaaggagtttattcaggaaatggggaattatttgcAATCATCATCCTCATATTTGCGGGTCCGGATGGGATTCCTGCCATTGTTTATACCCGCTGTGCGAACGTTCTGGCTGAACCTTTATGCCGTGTTTTTAACCGGTCGTTTGAGCAAAGAAAATTTGCGGCAATTGCGTATAACTTTCGCATTCAATGAACCTATGTCAGCGTGTATTCGAACGTTTTCTTTAGTGGAGCACATGCATGAATTCGGAGAACCATCGcacaaatttttccaaaagatttctaattctagtattttataagtgaccttgattttttgtatttagtttaagtTAGTTACTCACTTGACaattaatgtttatttattatgtagTATGTGATGTGAATTGTAATTATGTATTTTTGTAAAGATgacggggtttttatgcctacgTGAGGATGGCCTCAGcttggcttttccccatccaatcaTTGCTTCATGGAGACCTATTAGGTCGGATGgatagaaaattaataaataaataaataaggtaTTTTGGGTTATACTCCGGGTTCttcatttaacaaaaaaaaatcaaattgatataaaagaaggtaaatgttcaaattgcgcctcccagttgagatcgtggtacgttgtatatttaaatcttggctgggagagactattcgagtcaataggatcgagtcCTTTCCAGACGCGGCAAATTTCGAGACAAGTTGACAGTTtaacctgcatgcttttcatcaTCGCCCTTGAGAAGATGATCCAGtgagcaaaatcgaaacgagagactcaattttcagtgaaggcagcaaacttcttggctacgcagatgactttgatattgtaggccgaaacttcgcaacggcggaggccatctgcgctagactgaaagcagaTGCTAGTAGCattgggctaaaagtaaatgcgtcgcaaatacatgattggtagaggctcaaagagACGAACGTGCACTTTTCGTGGACGGTAGTCGTTGGGATCGCTGATGGCCGCGGTTAACGGAAATAAGGAGATCTTGCGGCGCATTTAAGCAGAAATtcgagtctactttgcccttcgcaaaacgtttCCATCCGCTAGCAAACGATAGTAACCGTACGATGCTGACAAAGTACATAACCCTTTTAGACTGGttgtttttatggatttcacgATACTGACGGAGGACATGCCCGcacttgcggacgatatttgacggagcaaAAGCTAGAAGCGGATAGCGGCggaggtacactagaatctcttttaacgtccattcattttacgtaatTTCCTTTTGCGTTAATATTTTTACGTacggaatttgaattaatgtcgtTATGTTTTAccttacgtctaaaatttgaatttacggCCACCCTTTTTACGTCCcctaatagtggacgtaaaacgagatctGCGTGTATATGAATCAGGAGCAGCAGACACAACTTGGGGAGAATACCCTCGGAAGTGCCGTCGCTAGCGGatcttggtcatttttgtagagttctgtcggGAGACGATCCTTTCCGGCGAATCTATTGtttttcagctgaccgatttctcgactccttctgttatatcgcagttgagatgctcatcaaaGAACTGTTTCCAACTTTCGACTACCTCACGCTAgtttgtggccaggtttccTTTCTCATCGCTGAACATATCAGGCGTCGATGTGTagcctttacgagattggttcaccttctcatagaacttacgcctctcattagcccggaatagttgctctagctcttcacgatctctgtcctcctacTAGCGGGTTTTTCTcttcatggtcaactcattctttGCTCGTCGACGCgaaattctccctcgtggcaaTATTCAGACAGTTTTTGCAAGctttttttttcctcttcatcacttgttggcattccccgtcaaaccaatcatttcgtccactcgaggtttcttcacctagcaccCCGTGGTTCCGCCCTCATTGACGGCCGTGCGCGTCCTGCTCCTTTCGTCTTTGAGGGCTGAAACACCTAGCTCCACAGTAAGAGGTACAGCTTCATCTAGTTGACGCGCGTAATTGTTGGCAGCTGGCGGGTTGTCCAATTAccaaatgtttaaccgaggagggcagTTTTGTAGAgagtcgatagttttgagctaCTAGATAATGGTCTGAGTCGATATCTGCAACGATAaacaggtattctactaagacgctcaaataaacattagttaatgcGATATCTGCATCCTGTAGGAAGGGTACGtgggtgatgttcgagaaaaactggcCATCGATGcgaatgtggtcgatttggctTAAGGTTCggtctccaggtggctttgtgtatatctttgtggggaaagataGTGCTTATAATCAATAGGCATTGAGAAGGTGCAAAGTTGGTGAATCGCTAGCCTATGCTCGCTAGCGCTAGTTATTGTTCGTGTCGCTGTGCAGGTTATGGGGCCTAACTTCGCTACATCGCTTCGCTGTCGATCTGAGCGTTCATAGTTTCGCTGACGACCTTGATATCCCGTAGCAAGcagctatcgtacgttgcctccaatTGCGCAAACGCGTCTTTCTTGTCGTCGGATCTACATTCGTGTAGACAGTGAACGTTTacgatggtgtagttgaagaaacggcattTTATCCCGGCCCAAAACCCCACAACATTACTCACAAAAGTTATAAATAGGGCAAAATAACCCAAGCACGCAGCCCGCAACCCATCTAGATTCCACCCACTTCCACCAGAGGAAAACAGGCTGAAAGCTGATCACTAAACTGGCGAAAATACGACGATCATGTAGGGATTAAAACCTACCCCCTATTATAATGACAGTTCAGAGCATGTTTCCCGTAACTGCTATCAGTGTTGTGAGCGGCGCTGCAATCGCATTTTCGGGCCGTCCATAATAAGTGATGCAATATTTCTATAGGAAAACGTTCACTTTTGTAGCATCAATTATGGAAGCAAAAGCTCATCTTGCGTTACATTTGAAATGCGCGTATTACAAAATTGCACATTTATCTTGCTGATTGTAAATCGATAGCTTTTATTCTGTGTTGTATTTGTTTATAATTATGTAATTAAGATGAAAGTCGTAAGCaaataaaatttacttaatCCGTCACACAGCAAATatacaaacgtaaacaaaccgagtggaaATTTTTTGCCAGCATGTGTAGAAAAACAATCTTTTacttgttttgattttcgttTGCACAAATGCCTTTTTGTAGGTTCATGCTTCAAACGTTCTGTATCTGTTTACGCAGATTTCAAtgaaaaaagtacaaaaaaaggtaaaaaaaaggtAGATCAACTTTGTTGCAATAAGCATTTACGACGATGATTTTGGTATTGTCGGTCCATGCCAACATTTTTTCACGGTCTTGAGTGAaacaatagtttctaaatagtaTACTGACTGAGAGACAAAATTTGCACGCGTATTGCATGTAAATTCATGCAATGTTATCATTTCGAGTTATTCACCACACTCAAAGGTTAGTAGCGGAACCAGGAACCAGCATTTCGAGGTACGTTTTTtatatatgggagctgtcagttTGTTACCCCGTTGATTAAAAcagatccctgtcacgacagctgtcagctgaagccgcctccaatagtggtggtaatagaggtagacaacaaatcttgaaacaaaatttaaacgggacaacgcatgtatttaatgctgcgcagtatgacgagtgcagcgtgttgtttcccctcttttgtttatcgtaaaattaagactatcaaaagtcagaattttaCCTATCTTACGTTGCCGATAACATAAAAAACGAACAGCTTTCACTATCTACATCCtacatgcaacaaattttctgtagcataaaaccgtatgattgcgtaattcttacagctgttgtcaaatttgacgtaaaatcgagccagcaagccttgctcaaacggcttcaagaaaaatgtatgagaatgacgttcaTGGCAGGGATGTGGATTAAAAAGGTCTTCATTTTAAGACGGATAATTTTCAAACTCTCAGGGAATAAATACACACATATTAGTTACCTGCTCTTCTAGGCTATATGCCGGTACCTCGGACTTAACGCTACCCATATAATTCTGTGCAATACTTGCGTCATCAACACGctcgcgaaatgcttcttgttttgacgccattttgagcaaaacttggcaagcttaaacaaaacaaaaaatactgtcagaaagaggagagagagagagagagagagagagagagagagagagagagagagagagagagagagagagagagagagagagagagagagagagagagagagagacctaacccatacatactctcatttctctctgagcttgtttgttgttttgcctcgaaaaaactccaaaattttagttgccacccgttaagtaAGTCTTATGCTTTTTTCGAAAGATTGGTAAGAGTTGGGTAGTTCGAGGCCACATATGCATATTaattaatttgtacaaaataaCCTGCAATCGCAAATTTGAAGAAAGTAATCGGGTAAAAATAATAAGATTTATTCATTTAATTcacaaatttacaatttacatATAAAATAACTGATACATTTTATTGTAACATGACTAGCTATCTATTACGCCGTATGATGGCATAACTCGCAAACCACATAGAATGTAAATAAATTATTCAGCCATGTTGCATTTTTTATTGATAATAAATTTTGGATATGCGAAAATAACAATTTTCCAggcaacaaaaattttgattctatttctttctatttcttacgAAACGAAAGTCGGAGTATTTTACTTATTAATGTTTCGTAGTTTGTTAGAACACCTGTTATCAGTAGCTTGATCTCTGGATCCAAAATTTGGCAAAACTCTATATTTTTCACGTTATTGAAAGGATAAGGCCGTtgaaatttgttgaaaaaatctgtttttagcTTTGTTATTTTAGATTTCGATTCTATAGGCTTTtacgtttattttgatactaattttgtaattatcTGACCACGGATCTTTTCGGAAGCTTTGTAAATTATCAAATTTCCTTAACCACtgtgtaaaatttttttttgagagCTATGTCCTCTTACACTACATTATAAGGCACCTAAAATGTAATAGACGAAGGTTCGAACTTCTCGAAATTCTTTTATATATTTCTGAATCAAATTGATGTATTACACATACTGATATCAGATTTAGAAATAAATAATATATCGTTTTGAAATATGATGTAACCCCGTGATATATTCATTTATCCGATAAGATGTACATATATATGGTTGAATGCATGCATTTTCCAAGTAAATAACTCTAAATTGAAGTTTGTTAAAGGAGTTGTAAAATAGCTTAAACCAACGCATCATTACTGCTACCAATTATGAAATGTAAATATGCAATCGCCATACGGTACACCCCTGTCGGTAGTGAATACCTAACCTACAACAACCGGTTTAGTTTGCTAGACAGGGATAACGGAAACGGAGGCACTGGTCACGACCTCACAGTGACTGCACCATCTGGAAAAAGGAATCAGCAAAGGAAAGGATGGAAAGCTTATTAGTAAGGTCGCCGGAACCGTGTTCGTGTGTACATATACATGACCGATGAGATGAGTTTAACTCGGCCGAGATGAGTTCGTGGTAAGATTACGGAAAAATACTTGTCGGTGACAGTACCAGTGCTGAGTTGCAACTTTTGAGAATTCCACGAAGGAGCGTCACATCGTCATGGGTAAGAGACCAACCGCTTAGCTGACCGAGACTCTGCAATTCCGGACAGCGATCCATTAGAACCTGGAGGGGAAAATATCTGTAACCTACCAGCAACAATCGCACATCGATGAACACTTACCTCGACGCTCGTTATCGACAGATGCGGTGCTGTGGTAAACCATATATCCTCTAACTGATAAAAGTCCTTCTCGATCATCAGCGAACAAAAATCTTCATCGTCAAAAGTAAAACTGTCAACCGCCAAGCGTTTTAGGGTGGTAGTCAAACTGAGTAAACTTCTCAGTCCTGGTTGCGAGATTGGGCTGTTGAGAATTTCAAGACCCTGTAGATCTCGGAATCCATGCTGTCCGGAAAATGTCAATGAATCCATCATGTAGAGATCTAAATCGATCAACTGAGCGCAACAACGCACGAGCCGGTGTAATTCCATCGTTTCACGACCTTTTATCACAGTTAGATGACGCAATGAATCGCCGATTGACTCCAGTAAGGTAAAAAGTTCCGAACAGCTGAATTTGTACAGTTTGAGCCGACGGAGGTAAGTGTTTGCTAGTTTAGATAAAATACCTGATTCCGGACAGTCTAAATAGAGGTCCACGAGGTTGGGACATGCACTTACTATGGCATCTAAAATCTTTGGTTTGGTTTGCGTGTCATGAAGATAGGCTAGCTTACATGTGAAAGCTGCATCCTTCTGTTCTAGAATAAAGAGCAGACTTCGGCCTACAAACGAATAACTTGCTAGACTAACTAGGTTGGGAAGATTCATTATTAATAAGGCTATATCGGTGTGGCAAATGTTCTCTTCCCCGAGTGAACCGATATCCACTATCGTCAAACGATCTTTCGATTCGCCATAGCATAGGTATTCCAGCCCGATTTCGGTAATATCGGTATCACCGCTAATATCCAAGTTCCGCATATTCTTCGAATAATCTCCAATGTGCTTCAGAAGATTGTCGTTCGCAATATGTGGGATCGTCAGTTTATTCAGGTGGGGTAAGTGTTTAACAATTTCATACATGTAACTCAAGAACTCCTCCTTGACCCAGACACCCTTCATGTTCAGCTGACGTAGTCCCCTACCTTGCGCTATAATAACCTGCAATATCCTCTCGTAGtacgaaaatggaaaaatgtcAGTCGACAGCGTTTGAACGCTTTCATTCAGCAGCATTTGTAGGCAGCAAAAGCGTATCGCCGCTTCCAGAGAATCTGACGCCAAAATGACACGCAGCAAGTCTTCATAGACGGAACCGGTTGCACCCATGTTCTCCAAATACGAGTTGATCTCCACCATCAGCAAGGTAAAATCCGACACTATTCCATAGTTATACGCTGTCTGTAGCATATTTCCAATGGAAGACACTATCGAGTCGGCCAGTTCCGCTAGGGCCATTTGCGTTAAGCTTCGTACGGGCAACTTTTTCAACATTGTATCAACGTATTCACTGGAGTAAATTTTCACTGACTATCGTGCTTAGATGAGAGCTGTCATGTCAGCTGATCGCAATAGGCAGAGAAAATGTGGGTGGAAAATGCGCTTTTGCGCTTCTGCTTTTTGCCTGGCGTTTCTAAACAAAAATAGCTACTCGGCGCAAGCGCATTCTAGGATCTACAACAGATGCGGTGTTTGTTGAGCAAATCAACCGAAAAACGTTGATATCCTTGAAAGCGAACTGGTTTGTGTTCTGCTTTATTATATAATGCCAACCTATAGTTTTCAAGCACCACAATGTAAGGAAACTGTTGCCCACTTTTACTTTACCACAAAATATCTTAAATTGCACTACCTTGGATTCCCACTTTGTACAACACGAGGATACAGCAACAGGTTAGAACGGAATTTCCCAAACGACTGGCACCGGTGTCGTTAGCGAAGGGACAGCCAGTAAAAGTGAGAGTGATGATTTTCTCTGCGGCCGTAGACGCATAGTGAgttttatttttagatattaGAGGCAGTAACCGTcccactatgagatatcaggcggacaaaaatcagaaaactaactttcactaatccgcctaatgacattttctattgatagcaaacacttcaattaagaaaaatccaaaatagcaagtctctagtcgatgttgtttctgagatagaggctgtcaaaattgaaaaacgaTATAATATATACACTTTTTGCCATTAAAACACGTTtagtttcaaatcaatttttgagcactatttccaaaattaaatctcATGTATCATATATCATCagaaaggtaatgaaatgagctttccgaaaaataaatggtttagatggctagagtaaaaataatagtgataaaaagcatgagaagaagaaaaatatggtaaaattggagaattttttgctttgttagtccagaactttttttctccagatatctccaggttaattcctccttctgggttaaatctcaggtatatactatcaacttatgaaagaattacgtgccaccatgcgccactctgcgaaatatagtgttttgaaaatttctagttaccatgggagatttcaagactaaatatatttccagcgaataacaaacacacacgcacacacacacacacacacacacacacacacacacacacacacacacacacacacacacacacacacacacacacacacacacacacacacacacacacacacacacacacacacacacacacacacacacacacacacacacacacacacacacacacacacacacacacacacacacacacacacacaaacgcgcGCGCCCAGTTAACTGGTCAACGTGAaatgtcaacagaagaagcatttagtataatcatatttagaaactgggttaaacagatttcaatatgaagtatttcatagggagtcaccatcgagatttcctccTTATGACGTTAttggaactatgaagaaaacatgcgcccctcctgcTAAGTTCATCGAAAAAACGTctacgaaaattttaaattgcgaTGTACCTATATTGAGTGGTCTAAATTTCAGACCTATGGCTTATTTCAAGATATGTtctgctgaacttatggaccagtttcggtaaatcttacaaagcttatatgggACGAATGAATAACTTAACTGACCTTTTTTACAGAAGATCACTTATATTTATCAATTGGCAGGCAGTTTCTGGATTTCGTTCGTTTTCAGGCTAAACATACTTTTACTAACCATTCAGATAGAATTACGGatgccccagatattcaaacTACCCTCCCatactaccaatattgttttttctagttaagtgattcttatgcagaattttctggcgaacatttcaagcatatttatttaaaaatcaaattagggatgttttgagatattcgcgtttttcgtttcaaattgcaaaaaaatgtatgatgttgacaaattagataaaaactgataacatcattcggtTGCGCGAccaaaacccatagaaaaagtatattggcatgtcttcacatcaaactgttgcatagatatttaaacccgaaaaattacttttttttgaaaatctgtaaaaaaaggaAGCAGCGCCAccgctagggggattgatcaatcggtgTAAAACTtagggaaattggttgtggggtcggaatgaacaattatgccaactttggttgaaatcgctaatggtcgaatccaaaccttgtACGTTTGAGAAGGAAGGattagtttttcacatatgacaaaggcaaacagttaaacccttttcaaaatatgttcgtgaaatgtttgcaaatgtactctaacaacatattttaatcatatcaactagaaaaacatcaaaaatcctagaaaaaattcgaaaatatttttgtccgcctgcttgtatggaaatcccccatagtgcgTCCCCTGTATGAATTGCTGAACACTGCATAAAGTGACGTCACAGCCATGCGTTTGATTACAAGCGGTACATGAcgataaaaaaaagtgaaagcaAGCGATACTTagtttgtttacaaacaagggTGCGCCAGTTGGTTGCTACTCAATCGAACTGAACGTTTAAATATTGGTTAAATGAATGAGAAAGTGTAGGGGATAATGTAAAATTGATATCAATGACGTATttcaacagatacgtattttatTTCTGAATTGTTTCATCAAGCTTAAAACAGGTACAGATTATTGCTATGAAAATGCAAGTaaatttgtttagattatagtcactttaaccagttttgggttattcgtgacttctgcggggttgggatttgaacccgagtcctcggcaTGAGAGGTGTGAGTGCTAACCACTATGCCGGGGCTGACCCCAATTTGTTCAGTATtctagaaaacaaaaactatttGGAAAATGCATTGCAAATGCAAATACACTAGACCTCGTTGATGACCTCGaattttcaaatattgtttttatttgtaGTCCATAATCCAAATAACAattcgggttttattacactcttatgatgactttTATGAAAATTGGTTTCGAGTAAGCAATCGAGTTGCattaagagtgcaataaaactcatattgttgcttgtgaaggtagggtttatttctaattcccgtcgtagtaaggaaagccactctaatttccatcattccttatgtggatttaatgaatactccaaaagttctgctgctgatttgactcaaacacgcttaccttccgatccgtgccctttgaattcactaaaagcgattattaaaacattttattcaaattacgcaactgactttatatcttaaattcgtcgtaccgttttaaaatccgtctatcaaaatttttcaacgTCCGtccaactaaaaatcacaatacagtggacccccgttcgtttgaacgatttctcatgcaaactaacggggttagtttttaatttgaacaactggtaaccctaaatatgctggaacttgtgtgaactggctgccctgctctttgttattgttttgatagtttgattcagttggcagttgcaagcagcgaatattcattctccgatcggatttctaccataatcgttgggaaaacgcaatgcgaaacagaataaacacgctagatcagcacaaacaaatcatgtttatgtgcattgtctgcataagcaaatgatgtcataatgagtatgacgtttgaaccatttttaatttgcacgtcgtgcaaaccaacggggttcaaattaaaaagtgttcagattaaaaacggtcaaacgaacgggggtccaccgtaatgtttacgaagccagcgcgcatgtatttgtgtaggacagcatgacatgttattctgcaacattctgcaggtcatgcaagttttcccggctgcagaataacgacaatgcgttgcgtgagttattttcattttatgaacgtcggaaattgaaacgatttgtcgacattttcttcttcgtctcaCCAAAAAACGTGCACCGAAAAAACTATACACGTGCGATCAATGTTCAGATCACATAGACATTCTCCTGGTGCTTATCACTACAGTTCCATAGGAATAACACATGAATCATATTCAATGGTAAAACCATGGGTAAAACACTTTGAGATGATCTGATATTCACATCAACTCATCGTGAAAGCTAcgtgaatttcaaatagaatgacatttCATAAGAGTCACCTTTTGATTAAACGAgtaaaaccagtgaaatatttataaaaagttACACCTTAATTTCATGTAGATTGCAACAGGATATGATCTAATGTTAAAATATGTGGATTTGCTGTGCAAAAGCAGTGACTGCCATGTTGATTGAAGGTTTGTTGGAAAAACATGGTTGTTCAACgtgttttccatatgaaatgtttcatttcacgttaaatcgaACGAAAacgcttttgatacccgaatgatTGCCATATGAAATAAGATTATCAATATTTGTACgttgaaattcatgtgtaagATCTTTTGGTAGCGGCGTGCCTATTTTTATCGGTGTAGGAAATTTggttgctaggaattctttaatgaaaaatggcatttaaataaatctcagctcactttgattgatcgtgtatgatactcaacaaactaaaatattagggaataactaattttgcattgtgtgtcataaaaatcgctgatatttttaataatttgtgttggataggacgggaataggcaattaggacgaagcagcaacataccctatgtccCGTGCAAAATGTTGTGAAGGTGTGCAAAATTTCACTGTCGGCCCAaactgtacgataattttggaaaatgttagtagagggtgtcccacatcaaattacaccatagaagaaacgctgtagaaaattacccattgggtattttctcttgaaaatttgagtagaagtagtttaaagtgtattgtttacactctatttttatcgcggtcagattttcgaaaattggaaaaaatggcgtcttgCGAAAAGCATCGtcgtgaatttattttgcgcaagcatctagaaaatcctcaactctctcatcatgaatgatgagacttaagTCAAGGCGAACTTCcgacagcttccggggctactgtacttcaccgcccagcacaagattgatgttccggaggaagtaaggatgcagaaactttcatagtttgccgagaaatacatgatttggtcaAGAAAtgcatcatgtggcaaacgaagtgcgccgttcgtgactaccgggactgaaAACGGGCAGACAcaaactaacagacgtaacacttcgaacaaattttctaacaaaacatcgattcaatgacacccctaaaacatagaaaaaaacactagcattaACTGCTGCAGTATTCGCGCAacgcagagtaggttgctataaatttagcaatgctataaatttacttgtatattatctgacaacagcgccagcgcaggcgagcggcgttctcgcgcagtgaCTCTTGTTTGAGTcatggcttaagcgaaaatttgaaatgatcgttttcattgacgatggaataaggcttcagtgttacgtctgttagtctgtggggCAGATCTATCTCAAGGAGTGTCCACAGGAGCATCCGCtttctctgtcgaagcaacacgagggccttaCGATCT contains these protein-coding regions:
- the LOC128745699 gene encoding uncharacterized protein LOC128745699, encoding MLKKLPVRSLTQMALAELADSIVSSIGNMLQTAYNYGIVSDFTLLMVEINSYLENMGATGSVYEDLLRVILASDSLEAAIRFCCLQMLLNESVQTLSTDIFPFSYYERILQVIIAQGRGLRQLNMKGVWVKEEFLSYMYEIVKHLPHLNKLTIPHIANDNLLKHIGDYSKNMRNLDISGDTDITEIGLEYLCYGESKDRLTIVDIGSLGEENICHTDIALLIMNLPNLVSLASYSFVGRSLLFILEQKDAAFTCKLAYLHDTQTKPKILDAIVSACPNLVDLYLDCPESGILSKLANTYLRRLKLYKFSCSELFTLLESIGDSLRHLTVIKGRETMELHRLVRCCAQLIDLDLYMMDSLTFSGQHGFRDLQGLEILNSPISQPGLRSLLSLTTTLKRLAVDSFTFDDEDFCSLMIEKDFYQLEDIWFTTAPHLSITSVEVLMDRCPELQSLGQLSGWSLTHDDVTLLRGILKSCNSALVLSPTSIFP